In one Phycisphaerae bacterium genomic region, the following are encoded:
- a CDS encoding serpin family protein, whose product MKRLGILLVCIGVLSPITGCGGKKLSRSSEREALVEATNTFTFDLHRKLVEDGTTGTGGNLFSSPLCASMALALAYAGAREQTAQQMEKVLGLESLKQRVHPAYHDLLVSLRQGAESHDLYLGSRLWAHEGLKFRDEFARTLRQCYGEKPAAVDFEHDLAGAHDAVARWVRDTTHGRIKDAAVSQGVDTLTRMLLTSVIYFKGRWKYEFNPDATDDEEFHLLTGENATVSMMHQAGRFKYAFLDGCKLLEMPYTGEEVSMTLILPNGSLPDFEEGLTWKTVANWMDKMEVTKDVDVKIPRFRMQTRMPLTEVLQAMGLTDVFINPDFSAMTGGTAGPPISAIDQEGYIDVNEEGTEAYVVTRGSWFIRSGKETPVFHADHPFVFLIRDLRTGSILFIGRFVDPRHQAEAES is encoded by the coding sequence ATGAAGAGATTGGGGATTTTGCTGGTTTGTATCGGTGTGTTGTCGCCGATAACCGGATGCGGCGGCAAGAAGTTAAGCCGCTCGTCGGAGCGCGAGGCCCTGGTGGAGGCCACCAATACTTTCACTTTCGACTTGCACCGCAAGCTGGTCGAGGACGGGACGACAGGGACGGGAGGCAACCTGTTCTCCTCGCCGCTTTGCGCCTCGATGGCGCTGGCCCTGGCCTACGCCGGGGCGCGGGAGCAAACGGCGCAGCAGATGGAAAAAGTGCTGGGCTTGGAATCGCTCAAGCAGCGGGTCCACCCGGCCTACCACGACCTGCTGGTGAGCCTCCGCCAAGGGGCGGAATCGCACGACCTGTACCTGGGTTCGAGGCTCTGGGCCCACGAAGGCCTCAAGTTTCGAGATGAGTTCGCTCGGACCCTCCGCCAGTGCTACGGCGAGAAACCGGCGGCCGTGGATTTCGAGCACGATCTGGCCGGCGCCCACGACGCCGTCGCCAGGTGGGTGCGCGACACCACGCACGGTCGGATCAAGGACGCAGCCGTTTCGCAGGGAGTGGACACGCTGACGCGAATGCTCCTGACCAGTGTGATCTACTTCAAGGGCAGATGGAAATATGAATTCAACCCAGATGCAACCGATGACGAGGAGTTTCATCTTCTGACAGGCGAGAATGCCACAGTCTCAATGATGCATCAGGCTGGCAGGTTCAAGTATGCATTTCTGGACGGCTGCAAGCTCCTGGAAATGCCATACACGGGAGAGGAGGTATCCATGACTCTGATTCTCCCAAATGGTTCCTTACCGGACTTCGAGGAAGGACTCACATGGAAGACTGTGGCAAATTGGATGGATAAGATGGAAGTCACAAAAGATGTTGACGTGAAGATTCCGCGGTTTCGCATGCAGACGCGGATGCCGCTCACTGAGGTCCTGCAAGCCATGGGGCTTACCGATGTATTCATAAATCCGGACTTCTCGGCAATGACGGGTGGAACAGCCGGGCCACCGATCTCCGCCATCGATCAGGAGGGATACATCGACGTCAACGAAGAGGGCACGGAAGCGTACGTGGTGACCCGTGGTTCATGGTTCATCCGATCAGGCAAGGAGACTCCCGTCTTTCACGCCGACCACCCGTTTGTCTTCCTTATCCGTGATCTGCGGACCGGCAGCATTTTGTTCATCGGCCGCTTCGTCGACCCAAGACACCAAGCCGAAGCCGAGTCGTGA